In the genome of Massilibacillus massiliensis, one region contains:
- a CDS encoding 3D domain-containing protein — MERRGYKKPKRKYGRVMASLTGAILASSAVLAAQTPVADASPSPDSLMKSLPDAVTDAVFNSKGDMSETLKDNITEKIKDSVNETLKSKTGINFKDSVDETVRETIKDKIKDGVNDKLEGNVNDKLKDRINKELDKKLVEKDDELASAISERHRPHKNNANKIMHSVATAYASGYEDNGKWNDKTHIGTKVRPGVIAVDPDVIPLGSKVYIEFEDGRGMYAVAEDTGGAIKGNRIDIVMSNRDKAKDFGIQDVKVHVLDKVIDV; from the coding sequence AAAAGAAAATATGGTCGTGTTATGGCCTCTTTGACGGGGGCGATTCTTGCATCTTCTGCAGTACTTGCGGCGCAGACACCTGTAGCAGATGCTAGTCCAAGTCCAGACAGTCTGATGAAATCTCTGCCAGATGCTGTGACAGATGCGGTGTTCAATTCAAAAGGCGACATGAGTGAGACCTTGAAGGATAATATCACCGAGAAGATTAAAGACAGTGTGAATGAAACGTTAAAGTCTAAAACCGGCATAAATTTCAAAGATAGTGTGGATGAAACGGTTAGGGAAACCATCAAGGACAAAATCAAAGACGGTGTGAATGATAAACTTGAAGGTAATGTGAATGATAAGTTAAAGGACCGTATTAATAAGGAATTAGATAAAAAGCTGGTCGAAAAAGATGACGAATTGGCAAGCGCGATCAGCGAGAGACACAGACCGCATAAAAACAATGCGAATAAAATCATGCATAGTGTGGCTACGGCTTATGCATCCGGATATGAGGATAATGGCAAATGGAATGATAAAACCCATATTGGGACGAAAGTTCGTCCGGGGGTTATAGCCGTTGATCCGGATGTCATACCACTTGGCAGTAAAGTCTATATTGAATTTGAAGATGGCCGAGGGATGTATGCCGTTGCTGAGGATACAGGCGGTGCGATTAAAGGCAATCGTATTGATATCGTGATGAGCAATCGGGATAAAGCAAAAGATTTTGGGATTCAAGATGTGAAAGTTCATGTTTTAGATAAAGTCATTGATGTGTAG